Proteins from a genomic interval of Candidatus Neomarinimicrobiota bacterium:
- a CDS encoding tetratricopeptide repeat protein: MKNLSLPIFLIGIFSIAALSIACDSTEMTSAKVYLQQNNLEKAEEQVLLSISAEPSNPLPSYWLGYNIYAKQKRWEEMNAMFDKSLSISPKFESEINFERESQWVKKFNEGATTFNNVLNGTATDVDAVVAKAIMAFETAILILPTKSQAYSSLASIYLRDKNTEMAKEYLIKTLEYEMDNVNALVNLGLLYSNSEDFDIANDHFNKALELEPGNLIALQQLAQNFDIAGKSADAEEMYQKAMAADPDNSNLMYNLGVIYLKADNFEKAEEMFISSLALTPDDCDAVANIAVVYSNMNDRLEDAENYLLKSIDCAPTENIYWRKLVGIYMKMGKPKDAQKALDKAKELGYKP; this comes from the coding sequence GCCGCCCTTTCGATAGCGTGTGATAGTACAGAAATGACGTCAGCAAAAGTCTATCTACAACAAAATAACTTGGAAAAGGCTGAGGAGCAGGTACTTCTATCCATAAGCGCTGAACCATCAAACCCACTCCCCTCTTACTGGCTTGGATATAATATCTATGCAAAGCAAAAAAGATGGGAAGAGATGAATGCTATGTTTGATAAATCTCTCTCAATATCACCTAAATTTGAATCTGAGATTAATTTTGAGAGAGAATCTCAATGGGTCAAAAAGTTCAATGAGGGAGCAACAACGTTCAATAACGTTTTAAACGGCACCGCAACTGATGTTGATGCAGTAGTTGCTAAAGCAATAATGGCTTTTGAAACGGCTATCCTCATATTACCCACCAAAAGCCAAGCTTATTCAAGCCTTGCTTCCATTTATCTTCGCGACAAAAACACTGAGATGGCAAAAGAATATCTTATAAAAACTCTTGAGTATGAGATGGATAATGTGAATGCCCTTGTGAATTTAGGTCTTTTATATTCCAACAGTGAAGATTTCGATATTGCTAATGACCACTTCAACAAAGCCCTCGAATTGGAACCGGGAAATTTGATTGCCCTTCAACAATTGGCGCAAAACTTTGATATAGCGGGAAAATCCGCCGATGCGGAAGAAATGTATCAAAAAGCTATGGCAGCAGATCCTGATAATTCAAATCTGATGTATAACTTAGGAGTTATATATCTTAAGGCGGACAATTTCGAGAAGGCAGAAGAAATGTTTATTAGTAGCCTTGCATTAACTCCCGATGATTGTGACGCAGTTGCAAACATCGCTGTCGTTTATTCAAATATGAACGACAGGCTCGAAGATGCCGAAAACTACTTATTGAAAAGTATCGACTGCGCGCCCACCGAAAATATCTATTGGCGGAAGTTGGTCGGAATATATATGAAAATGGGGAAACCGAAAGATGCGCAGAAGGCGTTGGATAAAGCTAAAGAATTAGGTTACAAACCATAG
- a CDS encoding DUF58 domain-containing protein, giving the protein MANRLKYLDPVALSTVKNSHIRARLVVEGFITGLHRSPYHGFSVEFSEHRQYMPGDEPRHIDWKHFGKTDKYYVKQFEEETNLKAYILLDSSSSMNYSSGGVTKLEYASYIAGSLIYLMLKQRDAVGLCVMDDEIRTYLPPSSRSTYLKILLERMEDITPGGNTDLSSNFHDLAERIHRRGLIIILSDLLEDPEKVIKGLKHFRHKEHEIVVFHILDPLELSFDFPDEASFTDMESGERIDVDPLHIRKDYKIKMKSFLDTYKKGCRKNNIDYYQLTTSTNLAKALENFLIKRKRVGG; this is encoded by the coding sequence ATGGCTAATCGCCTAAAATATTTAGACCCTGTCGCGCTATCCACAGTGAAAAACAGCCACATTCGCGCCCGTCTTGTTGTTGAGGGTTTTATCACAGGACTGCACAGGAGTCCGTATCATGGATTTAGCGTAGAATTTTCGGAACATCGTCAATATATGCCCGGAGATGAACCGAGACATATCGACTGGAAACATTTTGGGAAAACCGATAAATATTATGTAAAACAATTTGAGGAAGAAACGAATCTTAAGGCATATATCTTACTCGATTCCAGTTCTTCAATGAATTATTCGTCAGGGGGGGTAACCAAATTGGAATATGCTTCTTATATCGCCGGCTCCCTAATCTATCTGATGTTGAAGCAGAGAGACGCAGTGGGGTTATGTGTGATGGACGACGAAATCCGTACATATTTACCTCCAAGTTCCCGCTCCACCTATTTGAAGATCCTCCTTGAGCGTATGGAAGATATTACGCCCGGAGGAAATACCGACCTATCGTCGAATTTTCATGATTTAGCGGAACGGATACACCGCCGTGGATTAATAATCATTCTGTCTGATCTGCTTGAAGACCCCGAGAAGGTAATTAAAGGGCTAAAACATTTTCGTCATAAAGAACACGAGATAGTTGTTTTCCATATTCTCGACCCGTTAGAATTAAGTTTTGATTTTCCCGATGAAGCCTCATTTACTGATATGGAATCGGGTGAGCGAATTGATGTGGATCCATTGCACATCAGAAAAGACTATAAGATTAAAATGAAGAGCTTTCTTGATACCTATAAAAAAGGCTGTAGAAAAAATAATATTGATTATTACCAGCTGACTACATCTACAAATCTTGCAAAAGCATTAGAGAATTTTTTAATAAAGCGTAAAAGGGTGGGTGGTTAG